A genomic region of Capnocytophaga canimorsus contains the following coding sequences:
- a CDS encoding GNAT family N-acetyltransferase → MIVLQKALPDDLPLIWEIIQQAIRSRKEEGSTQWQDGYPNLNTIAADIAQQYGYVVLHNLEIIGYVAVIFDVEPAYEILEGHWLSQKGTPYMVVHRMAISIRAKGKGFAHQILQKAEILAKQRGVNSIKIDTNFDNYAMLKVLEKAKYTYCGTVYFRGTPRMAFEKLLMTD, encoded by the coding sequence ATGATTGTATTACAAAAAGCTCTGCCTGATGATTTGCCTCTAATTTGGGAAATCATCCAACAAGCTATCCGCTCTCGAAAAGAAGAAGGAAGCACCCAATGGCAAGACGGATATCCGAACCTGAATACCATTGCCGCTGACATTGCCCAACAGTATGGATACGTTGTCTTACATAACCTCGAAATTATTGGTTATGTTGCTGTTATTTTTGATGTAGAACCTGCTTATGAAATACTGGAAGGGCATTGGCTTTCCCAAAAAGGTACACCTTATATGGTAGTGCATCGAATGGCAATCTCTATACGAGCTAAAGGTAAAGGTTTTGCACATCAAATATTACAAAAAGCTGAAATATTAGCAAAACAACGTGGTGTGAATAGTATAAAAATCGATACCAATTTCGATAATTACGCAATGCTTAAAGTACTTGAGAAGGCAAAGTACACCTATTGTGGCACCGTATATTTTAGAGGAACACCACGAATGGCTTTTGAAAAATTACTGATGACAGATTAA
- the yaaA gene encoding peroxide stress protein YaaA, with amino-acid sequence MKIVISPAKSLDMESKIPTDNYSQPQFEKKTRQIQTQLKELSPKQLTQLMGISEKLAELNWQRNQNFHLPFTPENARQAVYSFSGEVYVGLDVYTLNPEHIGKMQNSLRILSGLYGVLKPLDLIQAYRLEMGTKIAIGNEKDLYDFWKEDLTAALNKEIAKDELFINLASNEYFKAIDTRKLKATIITPIFKDWKGDSLKTISFFAKKARGLMARYLIENQIDSIEDIKGFNYEGYHFSQEHTLKPNELVFVR; translated from the coding sequence ATGAAAATTGTTATTTCTCCTGCCAAATCGTTGGATATGGAAAGTAAAATTCCTACCGACAATTATTCTCAGCCTCAGTTTGAGAAAAAAACTCGTCAGATACAAACTCAGCTTAAAGAACTATCCCCTAAACAACTTACCCAACTAATGGGGATTTCTGAAAAACTCGCCGAGTTAAATTGGCAACGTAATCAAAATTTTCATCTGCCTTTTACTCCAGAAAATGCACGTCAGGCGGTTTATTCTTTTAGCGGAGAGGTCTATGTAGGGCTTGATGTTTATACCCTCAACCCCGAACACATCGGAAAAATGCAAAATTCACTGCGTATCCTTTCGGGGTTATACGGAGTTTTGAAACCTTTGGATTTAATTCAGGCTTATCGTTTAGAAATGGGCACAAAAATAGCCATCGGGAATGAAAAAGATTTATACGATTTTTGGAAAGAAGACCTCACTGCTGCTTTGAATAAAGAAATTGCCAAAGATGAGTTATTTATCAATCTGGCAAGTAACGAATATTTCAAAGCCATAGATACGCGTAAACTCAAGGCTACCATAATCACCCCCATATTTAAAGATTGGAAAGGAGATTCCTTAAAAACAATTAGTTTTTTTGCTAAAAAGGCACGCGGACTTATGGCTCGTTATCTGATAGAAAACCAAATTGATTCAATTGAAGATATAAAAGGATTTAACTACGAAGGATATCATTTCAGCCAAGAACATACCCTTAAGCCCAATGAACTTGTGTTTGTCCGATGA
- a CDS encoding sulfate adenylyltransferase subunit 1: MDILRFLTAGSVDDGKSTLIGRLLYDSKNILIDQMEALERSSKNRDDGSVDLALLTDGLRAEREQGITIDVAYKYFATPRRKFIIADAPGHIQYTRNMVTGASNADVIIILIDARNGVIEQTRRHSIIASLLNIPHVLVAINKMDLVGFSKERFEAIVSDYEKVANALQLKNVEFIPISALEGDNIVEKSTRMNWYKACPLLERLETMELESTVDLTHARFPVQLVLRPQTEEYHDYRGYAGKIESGIFKKGDQVKIYPSGISATISQIEVNNQQVNEAHAPQSAVLHLKEDIDVSRGALIAKEDDSLKVSNEMEAIICWMDERPLHAGGRYLLQHNTNVVNAIIKEIQERIDVNTLERHSIEGSVGLNEVVSVRLKTSAPLAYDSYNKLRAMGGAILIDSTSYVTVGAVLLK, from the coding sequence ATGGATATATTACGTTTTTTAACTGCAGGAAGTGTTGATGATGGAAAAAGTACTCTCATCGGGAGACTTTTGTACGATAGCAAAAATATTTTAATTGACCAAATGGAAGCCCTTGAAAGAAGTTCCAAAAATCGTGATGATGGTAGTGTTGATTTAGCCCTTTTAACCGATGGACTACGTGCCGAACGCGAACAAGGTATTACCATTGATGTAGCTTACAAGTATTTTGCTACTCCAAGACGAAAATTCATTATCGCTGATGCTCCTGGACATATCCAATATACTCGAAATATGGTAACTGGCGCATCAAATGCTGATGTTATCATTATCCTTATCGATGCCAGAAATGGAGTTATTGAACAAACTCGAAGACATTCCATTATTGCTTCGCTACTGAATATTCCACACGTTTTAGTGGCTATCAATAAGATGGACTTAGTAGGATTCTCTAAAGAACGTTTCGAGGCTATTGTCTCCGACTATGAGAAAGTGGCTAATGCTCTCCAACTTAAAAATGTAGAGTTTATCCCCATTAGTGCTTTAGAGGGCGACAACATCGTAGAAAAATCTACCCGAATGAACTGGTACAAAGCCTGTCCTTTATTGGAACGCTTAGAAACTATGGAATTAGAAAGTACCGTAGATTTAACCCACGCACGTTTTCCCGTACAATTAGTGCTTCGCCCACAAACTGAAGAATATCACGACTATCGCGGATATGCTGGAAAAATTGAAAGTGGAATTTTCAAAAAAGGAGACCAAGTAAAAATTTACCCTTCAGGAATTTCGGCAACTATCTCGCAAATAGAAGTAAATAATCAGCAAGTCAATGAGGCTCACGCTCCGCAAAGTGCTGTATTGCATCTGAAAGAAGATATTGATGTAAGTCGCGGAGCTTTAATCGCTAAGGAAGATGATTCTCTAAAAGTTTCCAACGAAATGGAAGCTATCATTTGTTGGATGGATGAGCGTCCACTACACGCTGGCGGACGTTACCTACTACAACACAACACCAATGTAGTGAATGCTATCATTAAAGAAATTCAAGAACGTATTGATGTAAATACCCTTGAGAGACACTCCATTGAGGGAAGTGTAGGTTTAAATGAAGTCGTTTCTGTACGATTAAAAACTTCTGCTCCATTGGCTTACGATAGCTATAATAAGCTACGTGCTATGGGAGGTGCCATTCTTATCGACTCAACCAGTTATGTAACCGTGGGGGCTGTACTTTTAAAATAA
- a CDS encoding ABC transporter ATP-binding protein, with the protein MNLLEIKDIKRDFRLGNEVLHVLKGINLTIKKGEYVALMGPSGSGKSTLMNILGCLDTPTSGSYILNGKDVSKMTDNELADIRNREIGFVFQTFNLMPRTTALDNVALPMVYAGFPKEERQKRSKEVLEMVGLSDRIDHKPNQLSGGQRQRVAVARALVNHPSIILADEPTGNLDSKTSYEIMNLFDEIHNRGNTVILVTHEEDIANHAHRIIRLRDGLIDSDLHKNKF; encoded by the coding sequence ATGAATTTACTAGAAATAAAGGATATTAAGCGTGATTTTCGATTGGGAAACGAAGTATTACACGTACTAAAAGGCATCAATTTGACCATAAAAAAGGGAGAATATGTCGCTCTTATGGGACCCTCTGGTTCAGGAAAATCTACCTTGATGAATATTTTGGGCTGTTTAGATACTCCTACTTCGGGGAGTTACATTCTTAATGGAAAAGATGTTAGTAAAATGACGGATAATGAATTGGCAGACATCCGAAATCGCGAAATCGGCTTCGTTTTTCAAACCTTCAATCTTATGCCACGAACTACCGCTTTGGACAATGTTGCCTTACCGATGGTTTATGCGGGTTTTCCAAAGGAAGAACGACAAAAACGCTCCAAAGAAGTTTTAGAAATGGTAGGACTCTCCGACCGTATAGACCATAAACCCAACCAACTTTCAGGGGGGCAACGTCAGCGAGTAGCTGTAGCCCGAGCTTTAGTAAACCACCCCTCGATAATTTTGGCTGATGAGCCTACAGGAAACCTTGACTCAAAAACCTCGTATGAAATTATGAATTTGTTCGACGAAATTCATAACCGAGGTAATACCGTGATTTTAGTAACCCACGAGGAAGATATTGCCAACCACGCGCATCGCATCATCAGATTGCGTGACGGACTTATTGACAGCGACTTACATAAAAATAAATTTTAA
- a CDS encoding DUF4199 domain-containing protein: METKVDAKSIMLKFGGLLGLGMVILQVIPYLTGEVYNPGSVLTLLTGFLGYGVIIACIVFAMLAFRKQNEGFMAFGEGLKVGMGVAVIGGLIVAVYTFIFMNYIEPDFAQKILEIEMQKTLEANPQMTQEQMDMAQKISSKFAQTWIITAISFVGSLFFGFIVSLVASAVLQKKRPDTF, translated from the coding sequence ATGGAAACAAAAGTAGATGCAAAAAGCATAATGCTTAAATTTGGAGGTCTGTTAGGTTTGGGTATGGTAATTTTACAAGTTATTCCTTACCTTACGGGAGAGGTTTATAACCCTGGTTCGGTTTTAACCTTATTAACTGGATTTTTAGGTTACGGAGTTATCATCGCTTGTATTGTTTTTGCGATGTTAGCGTTTCGTAAACAAAATGAAGGATTTATGGCTTTTGGTGAAGGGCTGAAAGTAGGTATGGGAGTAGCGGTAATCGGTGGATTGATTGTCGCTGTATATACTTTCATATTTATGAACTATATTGAGCCTGATTTTGCACAAAAAATATTAGAAATCGAAATGCAAAAAACATTGGAGGCTAACCCTCAAATGACTCAGGAACAAATGGATATGGCACAGAAGATTAGTTCTAAGTTTGCACAAACTTGGATAATTACAGCCATTAGCTTTGTAGGCTCGTTGTTTTTTGGCTTTATTGTTTCACTAGTTGCTTCTGCAGTTCTCCAAAAGAAAAGACCTGATACTTTTTAA
- a CDS encoding pyruvate dehydrogenase complex dihydrolipoamide acetyltransferase, with translation MAEIINMPRLSDTMEEGVVAKWLKKVGDHIQEGDILAEIETDKATMEFESFYSGTLLHIGLQEGETAKVDTLLAIVGKEGEDISALIGGGSSAPKTEETKSEPETTPAPVANVAKPEGAEIVTMPRLSDTMTEGTVATWLKKVGDEVSEGDILAEIETDKATMEFESFYSGTLLYIGIEEGGSAPIDAVLAIIGKKGTDVDAVLAHAKGGNTLQAPKPTENKSAEKTEAIAKETPKTSNNQNERIFVSPLAKKIAEEKGINLSEVQGSGENGRIIKKDVENFVPSAKTSASAPTQSASMVTTFGEESSDEVKNSQMRKTIAKRLSESKFTAPHYYLSIEIDMENAIASRTQINNLPETKVSFNDLVLKACAMALKKHPQVNTSWKGDVTVYNKHIHLGVAVAVEDGLVVPVLKFADQLSLSQIGGQVKDLAGKARNKKLTPAEMEGSTFTISNLGMFGIESFTSIINQPNSAILSVGAIVEKPVVKNGQIVIGNTMKLTLACDHRTVDGATGAQFLQTLKAFLENPVTMLA, from the coding sequence ATGGCAGAAATAATCAATATGCCACGTTTGAGCGACACTATGGAAGAAGGTGTTGTTGCAAAATGGCTCAAAAAAGTAGGTGATCATATTCAAGAAGGTGATATCCTTGCTGAAATTGAAACCGATAAAGCAACTATGGAGTTTGAATCTTTTTACTCTGGTACATTGCTTCATATTGGTTTACAAGAAGGAGAAACGGCAAAGGTAGATACGCTACTGGCTATTGTTGGTAAGGAAGGGGAAGACATCTCTGCTTTGATTGGTGGAGGTAGCTCCGCTCCAAAAACTGAAGAGACCAAATCAGAACCCGAAACAACTCCTGCACCTGTAGCGAATGTTGCAAAACCCGAAGGTGCAGAAATCGTTACTATGCCACGTTTGAGCGACACGATGACCGAAGGTACAGTTGCTACTTGGCTTAAAAAGGTGGGTGACGAGGTTTCGGAAGGCGATATTCTAGCAGAAATCGAAACCGACAAAGCCACAATGGAGTTTGAATCGTTCTATTCTGGAACTTTATTATACATAGGCATTGAAGAAGGGGGCTCTGCCCCAATTGATGCTGTTTTAGCAATCATCGGTAAAAAAGGTACTGATGTTGATGCTGTTTTGGCTCACGCAAAAGGAGGAAATACCCTTCAAGCACCAAAACCTACTGAAAATAAATCTGCTGAAAAAACAGAAGCAATAGCTAAGGAAACGCCTAAAACTTCAAATAACCAAAACGAGCGTATATTTGTATCGCCTTTGGCTAAAAAAATTGCAGAGGAAAAAGGTATTAACCTTTCAGAGGTACAAGGCAGTGGCGAAAATGGACGCATCATCAAAAAAGATGTTGAAAATTTTGTTCCGTCTGCAAAAACTTCGGCTTCAGCTCCAACACAATCCGCTAGTATGGTAACTACTTTTGGTGAGGAAAGCTCCGATGAGGTTAAAAATTCGCAAATGCGTAAAACCATTGCTAAACGCCTTTCCGAATCGAAATTTACAGCACCTCATTATTATCTTTCCATTGAAATTGATATGGAAAACGCTATTGCATCGCGTACACAAATCAATAATTTGCCAGAAACCAAAGTTTCTTTCAATGATTTGGTGCTGAAAGCGTGTGCTATGGCTTTGAAGAAGCATCCGCAGGTAAATACCTCCTGGAAGGGTGATGTAACCGTGTATAACAAACACATACATTTAGGAGTGGCTGTAGCTGTTGAAGATGGTTTAGTAGTACCTGTTTTGAAATTTGCCGACCAGCTCTCTTTAAGTCAAATCGGCGGACAAGTCAAAGATTTAGCAGGAAAAGCTCGTAATAAAAAACTAACTCCTGCTGAAATGGAGGGCAGTACATTTACCATTTCCAATTTGGGTATGTTTGGCATTGAAAGTTTTACCTCTATCATCAACCAGCCTAATTCGGCTATTCTTTCGGTAGGTGCTATTGTTGAAAAACCTGTGGTTAAAAACGGACAAATTGTTATCGGCAATACTATGAAACTCACTTTAGCTTGTGACCACAGAACGGTAGATGGAGCTACTGGCGCACAATTTTTACAAACGCTAAAAGCCTTTTTAGAAAATCCAGTAACTATGTTAGCTTAA
- the pdhA gene encoding pyruvate dehydrogenase (acetyl-transferring) E1 component subunit alpha — translation MKQIDKNVYLKWYEDMLFWRKFEDKLAAVYIQQKVRGFLHLYNGQEAIVAGCMHAIDPTKDRMITAYRNHVHPIALGVDPRKVMAELYGKATGTSQGLGGSMHIFSKEHHFYGGHGIVGGQIPLGAGLAFADKYFGRDGVTLTFMGDGATRQGSLHETFNLAMLWKLPVVFIIENNHYAMGTSVERTANHPDIWKLGLGYEMPCSPVDGMNPVAVAEAVYEAVERARRGDGPTLLDIRTYRYRGHSMSDAQHYRTKEEVEEYKKIDPITQVLDVIIENKYATDEEIQTIDERVKNLVAECEKFAEESPFPSKNVMYDVVYEQENYPFLPHKL, via the coding sequence ATGAAACAAATTGATAAAAATGTGTACCTGAAATGGTATGAGGATATGCTTTTCTGGAGAAAGTTTGAAGATAAACTCGCCGCAGTGTACATTCAACAAAAAGTAAGAGGATTCTTGCACTTGTACAACGGGCAGGAAGCCATCGTGGCAGGGTGTATGCACGCCATTGACCCCACCAAAGACCGTATGATTACCGCGTATCGTAACCACGTGCACCCCATTGCTTTAGGGGTTGATCCGCGAAAAGTGATGGCGGAACTTTATGGTAAAGCAACTGGAACTTCACAAGGTTTAGGAGGCTCAATGCACATTTTCTCAAAAGAACATCATTTTTACGGCGGACACGGTATTGTTGGAGGACAAATTCCTTTAGGGGCTGGTTTAGCCTTCGCTGATAAATATTTTGGGAGAGATGGAGTAACCCTAACCTTTATGGGAGATGGCGCTACAAGACAAGGGTCATTGCACGAAACCTTCAACCTAGCGATGCTTTGGAAACTTCCCGTAGTTTTCATTATTGAAAATAATCATTATGCGATGGGAACTTCGGTAGAGCGTACGGCTAACCACCCTGACATCTGGAAACTTGGTTTAGGCTACGAAATGCCTTGCTCACCAGTAGATGGTATGAATCCGGTGGCTGTTGCTGAAGCAGTTTACGAAGCCGTAGAAAGAGCCCGACGAGGCGACGGACCTACACTGCTTGATATCAGAACGTATCGTTATCGTGGTCATTCTATGTCCGATGCCCAACACTATCGAACCAAAGAGGAGGTTGAAGAATACAAAAAAATCGACCCCATCACACAAGTGCTTGACGTGATTATCGAGAACAAATACGCCACTGATGAGGAAATTCAAACCATCGATGAAAGAGTGAAAAATTTGGTAGCAGAATGTGAAAAATTTGCAGAAGAATCTCCTTTCCCAAGCAAAAATGTGATGTATGATGTAGTTTACGAACAAGAAAATTATCCTTTTTTACCCCATAAATTATAA
- the acs gene encoding acetate--CoA ligase, producing the protein MKNTEAFWMQQTENIRWFEAPTIGLFQENGQQKWFKDGRTNLCYLALDRHIERGFGDKVALVYDSFLYQQKVTFTFNEAKGEVERLAGGLSSLGVTSGDVVLIFMPMIPQTIFSMLACTRIGAVHAIVYGGLSATDLEKHINHVRPKVIITASSGIENDAIVSYKPIVDKAIDKAKFKPQHVVLFNRKLGAYQTVQKYDIDYHEFVKMATPMGCRILPSSHPSSVVFVTDTDNVLRGMVRDTGGFAVSLAYSMRNVLDVSRETVFMTSFNLDTIVGSDFSVYAPLILGACTVIYEGESSKNMPPDEIWRLVEEYKISHFMLSPSVMRHIKNRDPKGKAAQSRDISSLKYMFFTGERFELTLFDYIKRSVQATITNLWLPSEAGVPVIANCMGLEHHQVSTSDIGRAVPGYKIQVLSDMKGELLSYDQEGVLAYDYPLAPGFVQTYWNNPNQFEQDFLAQYPGYFSSSYFGSVDKDGYFHISGKVTDQILVAGKNISAVELEQVIIAHPMVCECAVVGLEDESKGNVPIAVVVPNPEFEFYDSVAMENSIKQHVMKDFNTLGFIDRVLKVKRLPRCKEGRLLRDSIRRMLNGKKYEIPSAISNPEVFDELIHKFKRKKIGAFSDGNQTANSLKILADRYYNINSLSKYIDVYRISQSDPIDFWETVATNNFFWRRRWEQAFKWDKENHHVEWFSGAKLNITENCIDRHLGEKGQQTAIIWEPNHPDDQAQHITYAELSKRVNKMANVLKDKGIKKGDRVCIYLPMIPELAVSVLACARIGAVHSVVFAGFSSTALATRINDAQCKMVITSDGASRGEKIIDLKSIVDEALKDNVCVESVLVVDHLQSDVSMLPNRDYWLKSLLQEASEQCPATEMDAEDMLFILYTSGSTGKPKGIVHTTAGYMVYSAFTFNNVFQYKSGDIHWCTADIGWITGHSYILYGPLLNGATTVIFEGAPSYPDFGRYWQIVEKHKVTQFYTAPTAIRSLAKQSIEFTQKYDLSSLKILGSVGEPINEEAWHWYNDHIGKKKCPIADTWWQTETGGIMIAPIPFATPTKPTYATLPLPGIFPVLMGENNQEITANSSEGHLCISHPWPGMARTIYGDHNRYVETYFSTYEGKYFTGDGALRDEVGYYRITGRVDDVIIVSGHNLGTAPIEDAINEHPAVSESAIVGFPHEVKGNALYGYIILKDEGRVHDNVRKEINQIISDKIGAIAKLDKIQIVSGLPRTRSGKIMRRILRKIAMHDTADLGDTSTLLNPEIINDIIEGAL; encoded by the coding sequence ATGAAAAACACAGAGGCATTCTGGATGCAACAAACCGAGAATATCCGCTGGTTCGAAGCCCCTACCATTGGGCTTTTTCAAGAAAACGGGCAACAAAAATGGTTCAAAGACGGAAGGACAAATTTATGTTATTTAGCTTTGGACAGACATATTGAGCGGGGATTTGGAGATAAAGTAGCCTTAGTGTACGATTCCTTCCTTTATCAACAAAAAGTTACCTTTACGTTCAACGAAGCCAAAGGCGAAGTGGAGCGTTTGGCGGGCGGATTGAGTAGCTTAGGAGTTACCTCAGGCGATGTAGTTTTGATTTTTATGCCGATGATTCCGCAAACTATTTTTAGTATGTTGGCTTGTACGCGTATTGGAGCGGTTCACGCAATTGTTTACGGAGGACTTTCTGCCACTGATTTGGAAAAACACATCAATCACGTACGCCCAAAAGTGATTATAACGGCTTCATCGGGTATTGAAAATGATGCGATTGTATCTTATAAACCTATAGTTGACAAGGCTATCGATAAAGCGAAATTTAAACCGCAACACGTGGTGTTGTTTAATCGAAAATTGGGGGCATATCAAACCGTGCAGAAATATGATATAGACTATCACGAGTTTGTTAAAATGGCTACTCCAATGGGCTGTAGAATACTTCCTTCATCGCATCCTTCTTCCGTAGTATTTGTAACTGATACTGATAATGTACTTCGAGGGATGGTTAGGGATACTGGAGGGTTTGCTGTCAGTTTAGCTTATTCTATGCGTAATGTTTTAGATGTAAGCCGAGAAACGGTATTTATGACTTCCTTTAATTTGGATACTATTGTTGGTAGTGATTTTAGCGTATATGCACCACTTATTTTAGGGGCTTGTACGGTGATATATGAGGGGGAAAGCTCTAAGAATATGCCTCCTGATGAAATATGGCGATTGGTGGAAGAATACAAAATAAGCCATTTTATGCTGTCTCCTTCAGTGATGCGCCACATCAAAAATAGAGACCCTAAAGGTAAAGCGGCACAATCTAGAGATATTTCCAGCCTAAAATATATGTTTTTTACCGGAGAGCGCTTTGAGCTTACTTTATTCGATTATATTAAAAGGTCAGTTCAAGCCACTATAACCAACCTTTGGTTGCCGTCTGAGGCTGGAGTACCCGTTATTGCAAATTGTATGGGACTTGAGCATCATCAAGTGAGTACATCTGATATTGGTAGGGCAGTTCCAGGATACAAAATTCAGGTACTTTCTGATATGAAAGGAGAACTTTTATCGTACGATCAAGAAGGAGTATTGGCGTACGATTACCCTCTTGCTCCAGGGTTTGTACAAACGTATTGGAATAATCCAAACCAGTTCGAGCAAGATTTCTTGGCGCAATACCCAGGTTATTTCTCGTCTTCGTATTTTGGTTCGGTAGATAAAGACGGATATTTCCATATTTCAGGAAAGGTGACTGACCAGATTCTGGTGGCAGGGAAAAACATTTCGGCGGTGGAGCTGGAGCAGGTCATTATTGCGCATCCTATGGTTTGTGAATGTGCTGTTGTAGGATTGGAAGACGAAAGCAAAGGAAATGTTCCAATAGCCGTTGTTGTGCCTAATCCAGAGTTTGAGTTCTATGATTCGGTGGCTATGGAAAACAGTATCAAACAACACGTAATGAAAGATTTTAATACGCTTGGATTTATAGATAGGGTGTTGAAAGTGAAAAGGTTGCCTCGTTGTAAAGAAGGGCGTTTGCTTCGTGATTCCATTCGTCGTATGCTGAATGGTAAAAAATACGAAATTCCTTCGGCAATATCTAATCCTGAAGTATTTGATGAATTGATTCACAAATTCAAACGTAAAAAAATAGGAGCTTTTTCCGACGGAAATCAAACAGCAAATTCTCTCAAAATATTAGCAGACCGATATTATAACATCAATTCGCTTTCCAAGTATATTGATGTGTACCGTATCTCTCAAAGCGACCCTATCGACTTTTGGGAGACCGTTGCAACCAATAACTTCTTTTGGAGAAGACGTTGGGAACAAGCCTTCAAATGGGATAAAGAAAATCATCACGTGGAGTGGTTTTCAGGTGCCAAATTAAATATCACGGAAAATTGTATTGACCGTCATTTGGGTGAAAAGGGGCAACAAACAGCAATCATTTGGGAACCTAATCATCCTGATGATCAGGCACAACACATTACCTATGCTGAGTTGTCAAAACGAGTCAATAAAATGGCAAACGTGCTCAAAGACAAGGGAATAAAAAAAGGCGACCGTGTATGTATTTATCTGCCAATGATTCCCGAACTTGCCGTATCTGTACTTGCTTGTGCACGTATTGGCGCGGTGCATTCGGTGGTTTTTGCTGGTTTTTCATCTACGGCATTGGCTACTCGAATAAACGATGCTCAATGCAAAATGGTTATTACTTCCGATGGAGCTTCACGTGGAGAAAAAATCATTGATTTAAAGTCAATTGTAGATGAAGCACTTAAAGATAACGTTTGTGTCGAATCCGTTTTGGTGGTTGACCACTTACAATCAGATGTTTCAATGCTTCCTAACCGTGATTATTGGTTGAAATCTTTGCTACAAGAAGCCTCTGAACAATGCCCTGCTACAGAAATGGATGCTGAGGATATGCTTTTCATCTTATACACTTCGGGTTCTACGGGAAAACCTAAAGGAATAGTTCATACTACGGCGGGGTATATGGTGTATAGTGCGTTCACTTTTAATAATGTATTCCAGTACAAATCTGGAGATATTCATTGGTGTACCGCTGATATTGGTTGGATTACGGGGCATAGTTACATTCTTTACGGACCATTACTCAACGGAGCTACTACAGTCATTTTTGAAGGCGCACCATCATATCCTGATTTTGGAAGATATTGGCAAATCGTTGAGAAACATAAAGTAACACAGTTCTATACTGCACCAACTGCAATACGTTCGTTAGCAAAACAATCTATAGAATTTACTCAAAAATACGACCTCTCAAGTCTTAAAATATTGGGTTCGGTAGGAGAACCCATTAACGAAGAAGCGTGGCATTGGTATAACGACCATATCGGTAAGAAAAAGTGCCCTATTGCCGATACTTGGTGGCAAACCGAAACAGGCGGAATTATGATAGCGCCTATTCCGTTTGCTACTCCCACCAAACCTACCTACGCAACATTGCCCTTACCAGGGATTTTTCCTGTACTTATGGGAGAAAATAATCAAGAAATTACAGCGAATTCTTCCGAAGGACATTTGTGTATTTCCCACCCGTGGCCTGGAATGGCACGTACCATTTACGGAGACCATAATCGTTATGTAGAGACCTATTTCTCAACCTATGAGGGTAAATATTTTACTGGAGACGGAGCTTTGCGTGATGAAGTAGGATATTACCGAATCACAGGAAGGGTAGATGATGTGATTATCGTTTCGGGACATAATTTGGGTACCGCCCCTATTGAAGATGCTATAAATGAGCATCCTGCTGTGTCCGAGTCGGCAATTGTTGGCTTCCCACACGAGGTTAAAGGAAATGCACTTTATGGGTATATCATTTTAAAAGATGAAGGACGCGTTCACGATAATGTTCGTAAAGAAATCAATCAGATTATTTCCGATAAAATTGGTGCTATTGCAAAATTAGATAAAATACAGATTGTTAGCGGATTACCTCGTACACGAAGCGGAAAAATTATGCGACGTATTTTACGTAAAATTGCAATGCACGATACGGCTGATTTAGGCGATACCTCAACACTTTTGAATCCTGAAATTATAAACGACATCATTGAAGGAGCTTTATAA